The Tachysurus fulvidraco isolate hzauxx_2018 chromosome 26, HZAU_PFXX_2.0, whole genome shotgun sequence genome segment CTCAGAACCTCAAACGCAACGAACTTCCTGCAACGAGAAAAGCAGCGTTATGTAAAACtaggtttttaaaaataatcagaaaaaaataaaatcagcttaaaaaataatcagtaaaaaataaaatcagctttaACATTTTTACTGATAAACAAGGATGACAGAGATTCACTTTGAAAACTGGAAGACGTCAAAGACAAACTTCtccatttttattccatttggTTTTGTAGGTTTGACAGAGTTACCCTCTTCATCCACAAACGGCACTTTCTTGATGGCTACATGCTGCTTCAACTGGTCCTGATAATTcctgagaaaatgaaaaaaaataagatttttttttattgctaatataaatatttcttcatttttaacactttacaaataaattaaaaaattacagGGTGATTAAAAAAGCTCTTGCTGGTTTACTCAAGCAGCACATCAACAGTGAAAATGTCAGATGTTTCAGTTTCTATGAGGGACAGTAGACAAGCGATTTGTAATCACTGTTCACGTCAAGTATGGAGAAAACATCTCTAATAAAAGTTTGATAAAACACCTGAAAAACATGAAATCCCTCTTATGCAGAACaatagaagcaaaaaaaaaaaatctctaataGCACCTCAACACAATCTGCAGTTTTTAGAAAggcaaactaaaaaaaataaaaataaaaaatacatatttatgcaACAgtgcaaatataataataaaagaaaataataattcattgcCTTGAATGATTGACCATCGCTAACAAAAGTACACTAGATTTTGTAATCTAACTTTCAGTTTCCAAACTTCTATGATttcctttagtttttttttttttaaccccatGAACAAAACAATATCACAAAACTTTaagtaaaatgaaagaaatatataCGCAGTGTCACTCACAGGGCCACCTCCAATAGGAAGTCTCTGGTGAAGAAATGGTTGCAGATGTTTCCAGCGTTGTACACGAGCTCTCCCCCAGGGTGGCGCTGCTCTGTTATCTCAGGGTCCAGCTCGCTGTATTCCATCACATGGTACACACCATCTACACGACATACTACACCCACAGGCTCGGATGGATACGCCTTTTCTACCACCTCAGCAACGcggagaagagaaaaaaagaatgatgcATGGTAGAAATCCAGAAGAAACTTGGAAAAACTAAGTACGATGGAATGCCAATTTTAAATGATGATGAGTGCAGCATGTAGAGAAAGTATTACACAGAACTTGTCTTTGTACTGGAGCTTGGGAAGCTGCTACCTCTTGTATGGTGATACAGACAAAGACTAGAAAGGATTTACACTACTAAACATTCCAAAGACTACTGACAAGCCCAAGCTCATATCTTATCATATCAGCACATAAGCTGGACTATTGGCAGTACTGATACTCTGAAAATTgaaatcattaaataattagaaattATAGTCAGAGGATGTTTATTTTGTCCACCGCACAGTGTATAAGGCACTGAACAGTGTCAGTACTGATACAACACCTTATCCTTAATATAACAAATTAAGACATGGGAGATGGTTGTAGACATTCTGGAAATTTCTTGGAATCTACATTGGTGAAGATTTATCCCAGACCATGTTGGATGCAGAACATATTTGGTCAAGAAAGTTCAAAATGTtgctataaatataaagaaagaattAGTTATTTCTGCTGGAATCTTCATCGAGAGGTTTACATCATGACTAGAGTTCCTCATGAGATCCCTAGTGCAAATCCATGCAAGGGAGGGATGGTATtactctctctcccctgtcaatcatagTGACTGTTGCCAATCCTGGGCAGCTGTGAGCTTAATGTATGTAAGCATAAAGGGGCAGTACGCACTTTCCTCACAGTGTATTTAAGCTGCATGAGAATGTATGAAGACACATGTAGAAATATGGAGATACATTTATGGTGATTGTTAATTCATTTCCAGTAAACACCATATGATGATCAACACTGGTTTATATTTTGGGGTAAAGAACCAAATATAACTGTAGGAGAAAACCGGGATCTTCGGCAAGACTTACCTATTCATTCTATCTATCCAGTTCTCAAGCTTATGAAGTCTGTTAAACGGTACAACGATGAACATATCTAGACTCCATATGAGAGTATATTTTCATCCTCTAGACTCCATCACCCTCTACCATTCTTCCGTCCAGGATTTAATATACGAcactgtataatactgtatattgagTTTGTACACTTGaagataaaaagtaaaaaccTCATATTAAAACATGCATGTTCATTTGTACCTTAGCACCACAGTCGGCTCCTTTCTTCACACAGAAACCAATAAACAGTGGATCAGCCAGTTTAACCAGAATGTTATCAACACAGTAGACGTGAAGATACTGAACGCCTCTTCTCTCCATATCCTCCAAGACCTTGTTGTCCACAAGAGCGCGATAAAGGCCTCCGTTCCCATCTGAaaagcaacaaaacaaatacacaattatttagggaTTAAATATATTCAGCAAATGGTAACATAGAATATGGTTTTTCAGACCTGTATGAAAAATATCTCAAACCTGGAGCCATGGCAATCTTATTCTTCTTTTCCAGAATAATCTTCCCATCGAAGTCGACAGCCGGGATCATCCTCTGCTCAAACATCACCACGTTGGAAGGGTCCAAGTCAAAGTAGCTGTTCTCTTTGAAGAACTTCTCTGTGGGCTCCAGCGTGAACTCGCTGGTCATTATGTACCTGTATCCACCCAACGTGAGGCAGAGATAGAGTTATTAAAGCTTTGGTTTTACCAGTATAGTACTTTTAGACAATGGAATGAAAACATTTATGGGTTTTGGGTATATACGAATGTGACTGAGGATGATGAAAGTGAAATTCACCAAGGCACTGTGCATTTGGAGCCACATTTCTCGCTCGCCAGGTTTTGCACCTTTCGAATCCGTTCTGCTTGGATCCTATACAGCGTTTTCCCACTCGGCAACCCAACGTCATACATCCCTTTAGGATATGGAACTCCGAGTCTGGTTCCCTGGCCACCAGCTAACAGCAGCACAGCTACTTTGTTTTGAGCTATCTGTGAGAAACCTGTGCAGAAAATGCAAAAGTTGCTGCTGGTACATTAGTTTGATTAAGTATGGCATGTTTCGATTAAAGTTTCAGCTTTAGTTTTGCTTTATATATaagctctgtgtgtgcctgATATTTTTACAACATCGTAGTCAAAACAGgagttgtttatttttcaccaGGGAACATTAAGGTTATTAATCCAGGTTATTCCTACACACAGCAATAAGTGTTTATAAGAAGTCACAGGACCACAGAGCTCTCTTGTTTAGTACATCAGCTTGGTGACCttgtttttcccccaaaacTATTGACACTGTTAACATATATAAGTATGTACAAGTCTTTACCCCCCCACCAgtctccccccacacacaccagcccCCCACCagctccccacacacacaccagccccCCCACcagctcccacacacacaccagcctcccccacacacaccagcccCCCACCagctccccacacacacaccagcctcccccacacacaccagcccCCCAGACAccaacacccccacacacaccagctccccacacacacacaagcccccCCACCAgcctcccccacacacaccagcctcccccacacacaccagcccCCCAGACAccaacacccccacacacaccagcgccccccccacacacaccagcgccccccccccccccaacacacaagtgcaccaaaccaaacaaaccaacaacccAAAGTGTATGTTTTGTCGGGTGTGTAATGAATTAAGAAGTAAGCAGAGCTGGACCTTCCTCCTCCCAGTCCTGCAGTGAGCTCGCATCACTTCTCTTGACCCCACCGATGAACTCGGGCTCTACGGGCTCCATGCGCGCGCACAGCCGGTCCCCATCACCCGGGGTGCGTCTCGCGGCCTCGGCGGCGCTCCTGCAGTGTCTCAGCAGCTCTGCCGGTTCCAGCTGACTTAGTTCTCCCAGAAACACGTCCCTCTCCTCAGCAGAAAGCTCGGGCCAGAACCGCAGGACATGGCTCTGACCAGCGGAGTCTAATTTCACTTTAGCGTCTTCATACGACAACATGGTTCTGTTTACAGTATCATTAGAAGACAAACGTCTCCTTTCCTCCTACCTGACTGACTGATCCTCCTCCACTCACGAGATCAAACTTATTCTCAGTTCATGTTCATGTCAATTCGCAGTTCCTCCTTAAATGATGAGATTTCCCCTCTAGAGGGCACTGTTCCACCCGTGGGGAGTTTTATACAATGGCAACAAATTGGTGCAAATCCCACTGGATTAAGGACGCACAAGGCAGACATGGAGCTGGTGCCAATTTTACGCAGGGAACAAAAGCATTTGAtgtggacaatttagagatgcagGAAACCAGAGGagacccctgaagcacagggaagACATCCAAACTCCAAACAAACAGGGTAGATGCCTAATTATAttatcttatattatattatattatattaaaaatcttGGCTTATATTCCAAAGTTTCAAACCATTAGGGATTAAACCACACCGAGACACCATAAAGTATTAAAATAGAATTTGTCTTCATCTTGGCCCAAAGCCTTATTTTATTCCCCTTTAGTATCATACATAACCATagtcttgcaaaaataaaaatatgcaatctgaaataaagagataaaatagAAAAGCATGGTCTTCTTCGCTCTTGATGTTTCTTATATATAAGAATTCAGAGGCTCCACTGTGTGAACGAAAGGCCCTGCAAAGGGTGGTCAAAATCGCCCAAGGCATCACTGGCACCCAACTACCTGCCATTGAGCACCTTCACCATAGCAGATGTCTGCACA includes the following:
- the uap1l1 gene encoding UDP-N-acetylhexosamine pyrophosphorylase-like protein 1, giving the protein MLSYEDAKVKLDSAGQSHVLRFWPELSAEERDVFLGELSQLEPAELLRHCRSAAEAARRTPGDGDRLCARMEPVEPEFIGGVKRSDASSLQDWEEEGFSQIAQNKVAVLLLAGGQGTRLGVPYPKGMYDVGLPSGKTLYRIQAERIRKVQNLASEKCGSKCTVPWYIMTSEFTLEPTEKFFKENSYFDLDPSNVVMFEQRMIPAVDFDGKIILEKKNKIAMAPDGNGGLYRALVDNKVLEDMERRGVQYLHVYCVDNILVKLADPLFIGFCVKKGADCGAKVVEKAYPSEPVGVVCRVDGVYHVMEYSELDPEITEQRHPGGELVYNAGNICNHFFTRDFLLEVALNYQDQLKQHVAIKKVPFVDEEGNSVKPTKPNGIKMEKFVFDVFQFSKKFVAFEVLREDEFSPLKNADGAPVDTPTTVRRSLLAQHYRWAVQAKAVFLDEHDNPITSEYRQAQDGEPPAVCEISPLVSYFGEGLEKLLGQRKLKSPFLLND